The Candidatus Pantoea soli genome window below encodes:
- the djlA gene encoding co-chaperone DjlA translates to MRYWGKVIGLALGLISGAGFWGIVLGLIIGHLFDKVRSVKGQGYFANNQARQTLFFSTTFQVMGHLTKSKGRVTEADIQIASLFMERMQLHGEARTAAQRAFREGKQSDYPLRNKLRELRSACFGRFDLIRMFLEIQIQAAFADGTLHPNERQVLYVIAEELGISRAQFDQFLRMMEGGQQFGGGGSSYGGGAYQQAKRGPTLDDACSVLGVKSSDDSTTIKRAYRKLMSEHHPDKLVAKGLPPEMMEMAKQKAQEIQAAYDLIRREKGFK, encoded by the coding sequence ATGCGCTACTGGGGAAAAGTAATTGGTCTGGCTCTCGGCTTGATTTCCGGTGCCGGCTTTTGGGGCATTGTACTGGGTCTGATCATTGGTCATCTGTTTGACAAAGTGCGCAGCGTAAAGGGGCAGGGCTACTTCGCCAACAACCAGGCGCGGCAGACGCTGTTCTTCAGCACCACCTTTCAGGTGATGGGGCACCTCACCAAATCAAAAGGGCGCGTTACCGAAGCCGATATCCAGATCGCCTCCTTATTTATGGAGCGCATGCAGCTGCACGGTGAGGCGCGTACCGCTGCCCAGCGGGCTTTCCGCGAGGGGAAACAGAGCGATTATCCGCTACGCAATAAACTGCGTGAGCTGCGCAGCGCCTGTTTTGGCCGTTTTGATCTGATTCGGATGTTTCTGGAAATTCAGATTCAGGCAGCCTTTGCCGACGGCACCCTGCACCCGAATGAGCGTCAGGTGCTGTATGTGATTGCCGAAGAGCTGGGGATTTCACGCGCGCAGTTTGATCAGTTCCTGCGCATGATGGAAGGCGGCCAGCAGTTTGGCGGCGGCGGTTCATCCTATGGCGGCGGTGCGTATCAGCAGGCGAAGCGCGGGCCCACGCTGGACGATGCCTGCAGCGTGCTGGGCGTGAAAAGCAGTGATGACAGTACCACCATTAAGCGCGCCTACCGCAAGCTGATGAGCGAACACCATCCGGACAAGCTGGTGGCCAAAGGGCTGCCGCCCGAAATGATGGAGATGGCGAAGCAGAAAGCGCAGGAGATTCAGGCCGCCTACGATCTGATTCGTCGGGAAAAGGGCTTTAAGTAA
- the rluA gene encoding bifunctional tRNA pseudouridine(32) synthase/23S rRNA pseudouridine(746) synthase RluA, with translation MLMEPYTPPTDPWLHILYQDAHIMVVNKPSGLLSVPGRLEEHKDSVMTRIQRDFPQAESVHRLDMATSGVIVVALNKAAERELKRQFREREPAKQYVARVWGHPAAEKGLIDLPLVCDWPNRPKQMVSQEHGKPAQTEYQVLAYDADNSARVLLRPITGRSHQLRVHLLALGHPILGDRFYAHDAALAMAPRLQLHAEVLTITHPAFGNSMTFRQPADF, from the coding sequence ATGCTAATGGAACCCTACACGCCGCCGACCGATCCGTGGCTGCACATTCTGTATCAGGATGCGCACATCATGGTGGTCAACAAGCCAAGCGGATTACTTTCGGTGCCAGGCCGGCTGGAGGAGCACAAGGACAGCGTAATGACGCGCATCCAGCGTGACTTCCCGCAGGCCGAGTCGGTGCACCGGCTGGATATGGCCACCAGCGGCGTGATTGTGGTGGCGCTGAACAAGGCGGCTGAGCGCGAGCTCAAGCGCCAGTTCCGCGAGCGGGAACCCGCCAAGCAGTACGTGGCGCGCGTGTGGGGCCATCCGGCAGCGGAAAAAGGCCTGATCGACCTGCCGCTGGTCTGCGACTGGCCAAACCGGCCAAAGCAGATGGTCAGCCAGGAACACGGTAAACCGGCACAGACCGAGTATCAGGTGCTGGCGTATGATGCCGATAACAGTGCACGCGTGCTGCTGCGGCCCATTACCGGCCGTTCGCATCAGCTGCGCGTGCACCTGCTGGCGCTGGGCCATCCGATCCTGGGCGATCGCTTTTACGCCCATGACGCGGCGCTGGCAATGGCCCCCCGCCTGCAGCTGCACGCTGAAGTGCTGACCATTACGCATCCGGCCTTTGGCAACAGTATGACCTTCCGGCAGCCTGCCGATTTCTGA
- the thiQ gene encoding thiamine ABC transporter ATP-binding protein ThiQ: protein MLTLNNLTYLYQHLPMRFSFHAEAGERLAILGPSGAGKSTLLSLLGGFLPVSQGELHINGVDHTHSVPSARPVSMLFQENNLFPHLTVQQNMGLGLHPGLKLTRDQQQQLLHVAHQTGLQEMLSRLPGQLSGGQRQRVALARCLLRNQPVLLLDEPFSALDPALRGEMLQRVREVCEARQITLLMVSHSLEDAQQIAARSLVIVDGRVWWDGPTAALLRGENAAAAILGVKAR, encoded by the coding sequence ATGCTGACACTGAATAACCTGACTTACCTGTACCAGCATCTGCCGATGCGCTTCAGCTTTCACGCCGAAGCCGGTGAACGCCTGGCGATTCTCGGCCCGAGCGGCGCAGGCAAAAGCACCCTGCTGAGCCTGCTCGGCGGCTTTCTGCCGGTCAGCCAGGGCGAACTGCATATCAACGGCGTGGATCATACCCACAGCGTGCCCTCCGCACGACCGGTCTCAATGCTGTTTCAGGAGAACAATCTGTTTCCGCACCTTACCGTGCAGCAAAACATGGGGCTGGGGCTGCATCCCGGTTTAAAACTGACGCGCGATCAGCAGCAGCAACTGCTGCACGTTGCGCATCAGACCGGCCTGCAGGAGATGCTGTCGCGCCTGCCAGGCCAGCTCTCCGGCGGCCAGCGTCAGCGCGTGGCGCTGGCGCGCTGCCTGCTGCGCAATCAGCCGGTGCTGCTGCTGGATGAACCCTTCTCCGCGCTCGATCCGGCCCTGCGCGGCGAAATGCTGCAGCGGGTGCGCGAAGTGTGTGAGGCGCGACAGATTACCCTGCTGATGGTGTCGCACAGCCTGGAGGATGCGCAGCAGATCGCCGCGCGCAGCCTGGTGATCGTTGACGGACGGGTCTGGTGGGATGGCCCGACCGCCGCGCTGCTGCGCGGTGAAAACGCGGCGGCGGCGATTCTGGGCGTCAAAGCGCGTTAG
- the rapA gene encoding RNA polymerase-associated protein RapA: protein MVFTLGQRWISDTESELGLGTVVALDTRMVTLMFPATGENRLYARHDSPVTRVIFNPGDTVTSHEGWQMQVDEVRNENDLVTYIGTRLDTEENNVVLREVMLDSKLVFSKPQDRLFAGQLDRMDRFALRFRARKYQSEQYRLPVSGLRGMRTNLIPHQLHIAHDVGRRHAPRVLLADEVGLGKTIEAGMIIQQQLLAGRAERVLIVVPETLQHQWLVEMLRRFNLRFALFDDDRYTEAQHDSDNPFDTEQLIICSLDFVRRNKQRLELLTDADWDLLVVDEAHHLAWSEAAPSREYQVIEQLAENTPGVLLLTATPEQLGMESHFARLRLLDPNRFHDFSQFVAEQQHYRPVADAVSALLADHAISQDEMNLINDLVGEQDIEPLLQVANSDRDGKTEARKELISMLMDRHGTSRVLFRNTRNGVKGFPKRELHQIRLPLPAQYQTAIKVSGIMGARKSAEERARDMLYPEQIYQEFEGDSGTWWNFDPRVEWLMGYLTSHRKEKVLVICAKAATALQLEQVLREREGIRAAVFHEGLSIIERDRAAAFFASQEEGAQVLLCSEIGSEGRNFQFASRLVMFDLPFNPDLLEQRIGRLDRIGQLHDIEILVPWLEKTAQAVLLRWYHEGLDAFEHTCPTGRTIYDKEYAQLIEYLAAPDNPEGLDAFIAESRKQHDALKAQLEQGRDRLLELNSNGGEAAQALADAIAAQDNDTELVNFALNLFDIVGINQEDRSDNLIVLTPSDHMLVPDFPGLPEEGCTVTFNRNQALSREDTQFITWEHPLIRNGLDLILSGDTGSCALSLLKNKALPVGTLLVEMVYVVEAQAPKSLQLTRFLPPTPVRLLMDRAGNNLAGKVEFESFNRQLNAVNRHTGSKLVNAVQQDVHAILTQAETAIVPEAQALIAAAKAEADEKLSAELSRLEALKAVNPNIRDDEVEALESNREQVLAALSDAGWRLDALRLIVVTHQ from the coding sequence ATGGTATTTACACTGGGTCAACGCTGGATTAGCGATACGGAAAGTGAGCTGGGACTGGGTACGGTCGTGGCGCTGGACACGCGCATGGTCACTTTGATGTTTCCTGCCACCGGCGAAAACCGCCTCTATGCCCGGCATGATTCTCCTGTCACCCGCGTGATTTTTAATCCGGGTGATACCGTGACCAGCCATGAAGGCTGGCAGATGCAGGTCGATGAAGTCCGCAACGAAAATGATTTAGTGACTTATATCGGCACGCGTCTTGATACCGAAGAAAACAACGTTGTCCTGCGTGAAGTGATGCTTGATAGCAAACTGGTATTCAGCAAGCCGCAGGACCGTCTGTTTGCCGGTCAGCTGGATCGCATGGACCGCTTTGCCCTGCGCTTCCGCGCGCGTAAATACCAGAGTGAGCAGTATCGCCTGCCCGTCAGCGGCCTGCGCGGTATGCGCACCAACCTGATCCCGCACCAGCTGCACATCGCACATGACGTTGGCCGCCGTCACGCACCGCGCGTGCTGCTGGCCGATGAAGTCGGCCTGGGAAAAACCATCGAAGCCGGCATGATCATTCAGCAGCAGCTGCTGGCCGGTCGCGCCGAGCGCGTGCTGATTGTGGTGCCGGAAACGCTGCAGCATCAGTGGCTGGTGGAGATGCTGCGCCGCTTCAATCTGCGTTTTGCCCTGTTTGATGACGACCGCTACACCGAAGCGCAACACGACAGCGACAACCCGTTTGACACCGAGCAGCTGATTATCTGTTCACTGGATTTTGTGCGCCGCAACAAACAGCGTCTGGAGCTGCTGACCGATGCCGACTGGGATTTGCTGGTGGTGGACGAAGCGCACCATCTGGCGTGGAGCGAAGCCGCCCCCAGCCGCGAATATCAGGTGATTGAACAGCTGGCGGAAAACACGCCGGGCGTGCTGCTGCTGACCGCGACCCCGGAACAGCTGGGTATGGAAAGCCACTTTGCCCGTCTGCGCCTGCTCGATCCGAACCGTTTCCACGACTTCAGCCAGTTTGTGGCTGAACAGCAGCACTACCGCCCGGTGGCCGATGCGGTCAGCGCGCTGCTGGCCGATCACGCCATCAGTCAGGATGAGATGAACCTGATTAACGATCTGGTGGGCGAGCAGGATATTGAACCGCTGCTGCAGGTGGCAAACAGCGATCGCGACGGGAAAACCGAAGCGCGCAAAGAGCTGATTTCGATGCTGATGGATCGCCACGGCACCAGCCGCGTGCTGTTCCGCAACACGCGTAATGGCGTGAAGGGCTTCCCGAAACGCGAACTGCACCAGATTCGCCTGCCGCTGCCGGCACAATATCAGACGGCGATCAAAGTCTCCGGCATCATGGGCGCGCGCAAGAGCGCAGAAGAGCGCGCGCGCGACATGCTCTATCCGGAGCAGATTTATCAGGAGTTTGAAGGCGACAGCGGCACCTGGTGGAACTTCGATCCGCGCGTCGAGTGGCTGATGGGTTACCTCACCAGCCACCGCAAAGAGAAAGTGCTGGTGATCTGCGCCAAAGCGGCGACCGCGCTGCAGCTGGAGCAGGTGCTGCGCGAGCGTGAAGGTATCCGCGCCGCCGTGTTCCACGAAGGATTATCCATTATTGAGCGTGACCGCGCCGCGGCATTCTTTGCCTCTCAGGAAGAGGGCGCGCAGGTGCTGCTGTGCTCAGAAATCGGCTCCGAAGGCCGCAATTTCCAGTTCGCCAGCCGCCTGGTGATGTTTGATTTGCCGTTTAATCCGGATCTGCTGGAGCAGCGTATTGGCCGTCTCGATCGTATCGGCCAGCTGCATGACATTGAGATTCTGGTGCCGTGGCTGGAAAAAACCGCCCAGGCGGTGCTGCTGCGCTGGTATCACGAAGGGCTGGATGCGTTTGAACACACCTGCCCGACCGGCCGCACCATTTACGATAAAGAGTACGCTCAGCTGATTGAGTATCTGGCCGCGCCGGATAATCCGGAGGGTCTGGATGCCTTTATCGCCGAAAGCCGTAAACAGCATGACGCGCTGAAAGCGCAGCTGGAACAGGGACGCGACCGCCTGCTGGAGCTGAACTCCAACGGGGGGGAAGCGGCGCAGGCGCTGGCAGATGCCATTGCCGCGCAGGATAATGACACCGAGCTGGTGAACTTTGCGCTCAATCTGTTTGATATCGTTGGCATTAATCAGGAAGACCGCAGCGATAATCTGATTGTGCTGACGCCGTCCGACCATATGCTGGTGCCGGATTTCCCGGGGCTGCCGGAAGAGGGCTGCACCGTGACCTTTAACCGCAACCAGGCGCTGTCGCGCGAAGACACCCAGTTCATTACCTGGGAGCATCCGCTGATTCGCAACGGCCTTGACCTGATTCTCTCCGGCGACACCGGCAGCTGCGCCCTGTCGCTGCTAAAGAACAAAGCGTTGCCGGTCGGTACGCTGCTGGTCGAGATGGTGTACGTGGTGGAAGCCCAGGCACCGAAGAGCCTGCAGCTGACCCGCTTCCTGCCGCCGACGCCGGTGCGCCTGCTGATGGATCGCGCCGGTAATAATCTGGCCGGCAAAGTGGAGTTTGAAAGCTTCAACCGTCAGCTGAACGCCGTTAATCGCCACACCGGCAGCAAACTGGTGAACGCGGTACAGCAGGATGTCCATGCGATTCTGACCCAGGCGGAAACCGCGATTGTGCCGGAAGCGCAGGCGCTGATCGCAGCGGCGAAGGCCGAAGCCGACGAGAAGCTGAGTGCAGAACTGTCGCGTCTGGAAGCGCTGAAAGCGGTCAACCCCAACATCCGTGACGACGAAGTCGAGGCGCTGGAGAGCAACCGCGAGCAGGTGCTGGCTGCCCTGAGCGACGCGGGCTGGCGTCTGGATGCGCTGCGTCTGATCGTGGTCACCCACCAGTAA
- a CDS encoding DedA family protein — protein MEAWIQHLFTQSLEYALIAVALVTFLESLAFVGLLLPGTVLMASLGALVGSGQIGLYPAWAAGLAGCLIGDWVSYGIGWKFQGPLHRWKYLKKYQGLLDKTEHALHQHSMFTILVGRFVGPTRPLIPLAAGMLELPVRKFLPPNIIGCVLWPPAYLMPGILAGVAIDVPQAQGDSFKWLLLLVVLLLWLGGWLLWRWWRSGKTRDWASGYLPLSRLRWLAPLMALTGIAAFIALLFHPMMPVFLQLLWKVFFA, from the coding sequence ATGGAAGCCTGGATTCAACACCTGTTTACGCAATCGCTGGAGTACGCGCTGATCGCCGTGGCGCTGGTCACTTTTTTAGAATCGCTGGCGTTTGTGGGTTTGCTGTTGCCGGGCACGGTATTAATGGCCAGCCTCGGCGCGCTGGTCGGCAGCGGTCAGATCGGACTGTATCCGGCCTGGGCGGCCGGGCTGGCGGGTTGCCTGATCGGCGACTGGGTTTCCTATGGCATTGGCTGGAAATTCCAGGGGCCGCTGCACCGCTGGAAATACCTGAAAAAGTATCAGGGGCTGCTGGATAAAACCGAGCACGCGCTGCATCAGCACAGCATGTTTACCATTCTTGTCGGACGGTTTGTCGGGCCGACACGTCCGCTGATCCCGCTGGCCGCCGGCATGCTGGAGCTGCCGGTGCGCAAATTCCTGCCGCCCAATATTATCGGCTGTGTCCTGTGGCCGCCGGCGTACCTGATGCCGGGCATTCTGGCGGGCGTGGCGATCGATGTACCGCAGGCGCAGGGCGACAGCTTTAAGTGGCTGCTGCTGCTGGTGGTGCTGTTGCTGTGGCTGGGGGGCTGGCTGCTGTGGCGCTGGTGGCGCAGCGGCAAAACCCGCGACTGGGCCAGCGGCTATTTGCCGCTATCCCGTCTGCGCTGGCTGGCGCCACTGATGGCGCTGACCGGCATCGCGGCGTTTATCGCGCTGCTGTTCCATCCGATGATGCCCGTCTTTCTGCAACTGCTGTGGAAGGTGTTTTTCGCCTAA
- the lptD gene encoding LPS assembly protein LptD, translating into MKKRIPTLLATMIGAALYSQHTLADDLMSQCMLGVPSYNRPLVSGDTNSLPVTIHSDAVKGNYPNDAVFTGNVDVQQGNSRLVADEMQLHQRQQEGQTTPVRTVDALGNVHYDDNQVILKGPKAWSNLNTKDTNVWNGNYQMVGRQGRGDADQMKLRGNNRYTILENGSFTSCLPGSNSWSVVGSEVIQDRQEEVAEIWNARFKLGNVPVFYSPYLQLPIGDRRRSGFLIPNAKYGSNNGFEFILPYYWNIAPQADATITPHYMSKRGLQLQNEFRYLTEFGAGLMELDYLPSDNQYNKDKAARPLVQNDSNDDRWLFFWRHAGVYDQHWRFNADYTKVSDPYYFNDLDSKYYSSTDGYATQKFSIGYADTNWDATLSSKDFQVFGNTSSQNVYRAMPQLDVNLYQNDIGPFDGHIYAQAVKFTNVSNRMPEATRLHIEPTLNLPLSNGWASLDTEAKLLATHYQQDNVDKYNASVDTTQTNQLKESVNRTLPQFKVDGRLVFDRNMDWAQGYTQTLEPRVQYLYIPYRNQSNIYPYDSTLLQTDYTGLFRDRTYSGLDRIASSNEVASGVTTRIYDNDLVERFNVSVGQIYSFTPSRTGVNQTNKEDDTGSLVWAGDTYWKVSDRWGVRGGLQYDTRLDNVSQGNAVVEYRRDADRMVQLSYRYSSPEYVAQALNNASLVTNPIYKNGISQVGATASWPIADAWSLVGGYYYDTRNSRPAEQLVGLQYSSCCYAIRLGYERKINGWENNDSKYDNQISFNIELRGLSSNYGLGTNEMLRQGIIPYQRAF; encoded by the coding sequence ATGAAAAAACGTATACCTACCCTGCTGGCTACCATGATTGGTGCAGCGCTCTATAGTCAGCACACGCTGGCCGACGATCTGATGTCGCAGTGTATGCTGGGCGTACCGAGCTACAATCGCCCGCTGGTGAGCGGCGACACCAACTCCCTGCCCGTGACCATCCATTCAGACGCCGTAAAAGGAAACTACCCGAACGACGCGGTGTTCACCGGCAATGTAGACGTGCAACAGGGTAACAGCCGCCTGGTGGCCGACGAGATGCAGCTGCATCAGCGCCAGCAGGAGGGACAAACCACGCCAGTCCGCACCGTGGACGCGCTGGGTAATGTGCACTATGACGATAATCAGGTCATCCTCAAAGGTCCGAAAGCCTGGTCCAATCTGAATACCAAAGACACTAACGTCTGGAACGGTAACTACCAGATGGTTGGCCGTCAGGGTCGCGGCGACGCCGATCAGATGAAACTGCGTGGCAACAACCGCTACACCATTCTGGAAAACGGCAGCTTCACCTCCTGCCTGCCGGGTTCCAACAGCTGGAGCGTGGTGGGGTCGGAAGTGATCCAGGATCGTCAGGAAGAAGTGGCGGAAATCTGGAATGCGCGCTTTAAACTCGGCAACGTGCCGGTGTTTTACAGCCCCTATCTGCAGTTGCCCATCGGCGACCGCCGCCGCTCCGGTTTCCTGATTCCGAACGCCAAATATGGCAGCAATAACGGCTTTGAATTCATCCTGCCGTATTACTGGAACATTGCACCGCAGGCCGATGCCACTATTACGCCGCACTACATGAGCAAGCGCGGTCTGCAGCTGCAGAACGAATTCCGTTATCTGACCGAATTTGGTGCAGGCCTGATGGAACTGGATTATCTGCCTTCAGATAACCAGTACAACAAAGATAAAGCCGCGCGTCCGCTGGTGCAGAATGACAGTAACGACGATCGCTGGCTATTCTTCTGGCGTCATGCCGGCGTGTATGACCAGCACTGGCGCTTCAACGCCGACTACACCAAAGTCAGCGATCCTTATTACTTTAACGATCTGGACTCGAAGTACTACAGCTCCACGGACGGCTACGCCACGCAGAAATTCAGCATCGGCTATGCCGATACCAACTGGGATGCGACGCTGTCGAGCAAAGATTTCCAGGTGTTCGGCAATACCAGCAGCCAGAACGTTTACCGCGCAATGCCGCAGCTGGATGTGAATCTTTACCAGAATGACATCGGGCCCTTCGACGGCCACATCTATGCGCAGGCCGTGAAGTTTACCAACGTCAGCAATCGCATGCCGGAAGCGACGCGTCTGCATATCGAACCGACGCTCAATCTGCCGCTGTCCAATGGCTGGGCCAGTCTGGATACCGAAGCCAAACTGCTGGCGACGCATTATCAGCAGGACAATGTTGATAAATACAATGCTTCTGTCGACACCACGCAGACTAACCAGCTGAAAGAGTCAGTCAACCGTACGCTGCCGCAGTTCAAGGTGGATGGTCGTCTGGTGTTTGACCGCAACATGGACTGGGCGCAGGGCTACACCCAGACGCTGGAACCGCGCGTACAGTATCTCTACATTCCGTACCGCAACCAGAGCAACATCTATCCGTACGACTCTACGCTGCTGCAGACCGATTACACCGGCTTGTTCCGCGATCGCACCTACAGCGGTCTGGATCGCATCGCCTCGTCCAACGAAGTGGCCAGCGGCGTCACCACGCGAATTTATGATAACGATCTGGTTGAACGTTTTAACGTTTCTGTGGGTCAAATCTACTCGTTTACCCCGTCTCGTACCGGTGTAAACCAGACGAATAAAGAAGACGATACCGGCAGCCTGGTCTGGGCGGGCGATACCTACTGGAAAGTCAGCGATCGCTGGGGCGTGCGTGGCGGCCTGCAATATGACACCCGCCTCGATAACGTGTCTCAGGGTAACGCCGTGGTGGAGTATCGCCGCGATGCCGACCGCATGGTACAGCTGAGTTACCGCTACAGCAGCCCGGAGTACGTGGCGCAGGCGCTGAACAATGCGAGCCTGGTGACCAACCCGATCTACAAGAACGGGATTTCGCAGGTTGGCGCAACGGCCAGCTGGCCGATTGCGGATGCCTGGTCACTGGTGGGCGGATACTACTATGACACGCGCAACAGCCGTCCGGCTGAGCAGCTGGTCGGTCTGCAGTACAGCTCCTGCTGTTACGCCATTCGTCTGGGTTACGAACGCAAGATCAACGGTTGGGAAAACAACGACAGTAAGTATGACAACCAAATCTCATTCAACATTGAGCTGCGTGGTCTGAGCTCCAACTATGGCTTAGGCACCAATGAAATGCTGCGTCAGGGTATCATCCCTTACCAGCGCGCTTTCTGA
- the polB gene encoding DNA polymerase II, with the protein MTDARAGFLLTRHWRDTPTGSEVVLWLATDNGPQRLVLPAQESVAFIPEVFRAQTEALLAGERQVRLQSLTLKDFRRRPVFGLYCRSHRQLQQLEKRLRENGIALYEADIRPPERFLMERFITAPVWFSGEARGDSLVNARLKPHPDYRPQLKWVSLDIETTERGELYCIGLEGCGQRQVYMLGPPVGDASALDFELIYVDSRPQLMEQLNAWFARHDPDVLIGWNVVQFDLRVLQKHADRYGIPLRLGRQQQPLEWREHGFKPGVFFAQAAGRLVIDGIEALKSAFWDFPSFSLEAVSRQLLGEGKAIDNPWQRMEEINWRFANDKPALATYNLRDCELVTRIFQHTAIMPFLLERATVNGLAVDRHGGSVAAFSHLYIPRMHRAGFVAPNPSEVAPEASPGGYVMDSRPGLYDSVLVLDYKSLYPSIIRTFLIDPVGLVEGLAHPDDTDSVPGFRHARFSRHTHCLPAIVEQIWQGREAAKRDGNKPLSQALKIIMNALYGVLGTSACRFFDPRLASSITLRGHAIMQQTRELIEAEGFDVIYGDTDSTFVWLKQAHSEADAAAIGQRLAQHVNQWWQQHLQQTYGLSSALELEYETHFSRFLMPTIRGAEQGSKKRYAGLIRSHGGEQLVFKGLESVRTDWTPLAQQFQQALYGRIFRGEPWQDYIRDTVAKLLAGELDDQLVYKKRLRRPLKDYERNVPPHVRAARLADEHNRKLQRPLQYQNGGSIRYVMATAGPEPLEARSTPLDYDHYVSRQLQPVAEGILPFVGDDFATLITGQLGLF; encoded by the coding sequence GTGACCGACGCGCGCGCAGGATTTCTGCTCACCCGCCACTGGCGGGATACCCCCACCGGCAGCGAAGTGGTGCTCTGGCTGGCGACCGATAACGGCCCGCAGCGGCTGGTGTTGCCCGCTCAGGAGTCGGTGGCTTTTATTCCCGAGGTGTTTCGGGCGCAGACCGAAGCGCTGCTTGCCGGTGAGCGCCAGGTGCGCCTGCAGTCACTGACGCTGAAAGATTTCCGCCGCCGCCCGGTGTTTGGTCTTTATTGCCGCAGCCACCGCCAGCTGCAGCAGCTGGAAAAACGCCTGCGTGAAAACGGCATTGCCCTTTACGAAGCGGACATCCGTCCGCCGGAGCGCTTTCTGATGGAGCGCTTCATTACCGCGCCGGTCTGGTTCAGCGGCGAGGCGCGCGGCGACAGCCTGGTGAATGCGCGCCTGAAACCCCATCCGGACTATCGTCCGCAGCTGAAGTGGGTGTCGCTGGACATCGAGACCACCGAGCGCGGCGAACTGTACTGTATTGGTCTGGAAGGCTGCGGTCAGCGGCAGGTCTATATGCTGGGCCCGCCGGTCGGTGACGCCAGCGCGCTGGATTTTGAGCTGATTTATGTCGACAGCCGCCCGCAGCTGATGGAACAGCTTAATGCCTGGTTTGCACGCCACGATCCGGATGTGCTGATTGGCTGGAATGTGGTGCAGTTTGACCTGCGCGTATTACAGAAACACGCCGATCGCTACGGCATTCCGCTGCGCCTGGGCCGCCAGCAGCAGCCACTGGAGTGGCGCGAACACGGCTTTAAGCCGGGGGTATTTTTTGCGCAGGCCGCTGGCCGGCTGGTGATCGACGGTATCGAGGCGCTGAAATCAGCCTTCTGGGATTTTCCCTCCTTTAGCCTGGAGGCCGTGTCGCGCCAGCTGCTGGGTGAAGGCAAAGCCATTGATAACCCGTGGCAGCGCATGGAAGAGATCAACTGGCGCTTCGCCAACGACAAGCCGGCGCTGGCCACCTATAACCTGCGGGATTGCGAGCTGGTAACGCGCATTTTTCAGCACACGGCTATCATGCCGTTTTTACTGGAGCGCGCCACCGTGAACGGGCTGGCGGTCGATCGCCACGGCGGTTCGGTCGCGGCCTTCAGCCATCTCTATATTCCGCGCATGCACCGCGCCGGCTTCGTCGCCCCTAACCCCAGCGAGGTCGCGCCGGAAGCCAGCCCGGGCGGCTACGTCATGGATTCACGTCCCGGCCTGTATGATTCGGTACTGGTGCTGGATTACAAAAGCCTTTATCCCTCGATTATCCGCACCTTCCTGATTGACCCCGTCGGGCTGGTGGAAGGGCTGGCGCATCCGGATGACACCGATTCGGTGCCTGGCTTCCGCCATGCGCGCTTTTCACGCCATACGCACTGTTTGCCAGCAATTGTTGAACAGATCTGGCAGGGGCGCGAAGCCGCGAAACGCGACGGCAATAAACCGCTGTCGCAGGCCTTAAAAATCATTATGAATGCGCTCTATGGCGTGCTGGGCACCAGCGCCTGCCGCTTCTTTGATCCGCGCCTTGCCTCCTCCATTACGCTGCGCGGTCACGCCATCATGCAGCAGACGCGCGAACTGATTGAAGCCGAAGGCTTTGATGTGATTTACGGCGATACCGATTCTACCTTTGTCTGGCTGAAGCAGGCGCACAGTGAAGCCGACGCCGCGGCCATTGGTCAGCGTCTGGCGCAGCACGTCAATCAATGGTGGCAGCAGCATCTGCAGCAAACCTATGGCCTGAGCAGCGCGCTGGAGCTGGAGTATGAAACCCACTTCAGCCGTTTTCTGATGCCCACGATTCGTGGCGCCGAACAGGGCAGCAAAAAGCGCTACGCCGGGCTGATCCGCAGCCACGGTGGCGAACAGCTGGTATTTAAAGGACTGGAATCGGTACGCACGGACTGGACGCCGCTGGCGCAGCAGTTTCAGCAGGCATTGTATGGCCGCATCTTTCGCGGCGAGCCGTGGCAGGACTATATCCGCGACACGGTGGCTAAACTGCTGGCTGGCGAGCTGGACGATCAGCTGGTCTATAAAAAGCGCCTGCGCCGGCCGCTGAAAGATTATGAACGCAATGTGCCGCCGCACGTGCGCGCGGCGCGACTGGCCGACGAGCACAATCGCAAACTGCAGCGGCCGCTGCAGTATCAGAATGGCGGTTCTATCCGCTATGTCATGGCGACCGCCGGGCCGGAGCCGCTGGAGGCACGCAGCACGCCGCTGGATTACGATCACTACGTCAGCCGGCAGCTGCAGCCCGTCGCCGAGGGCATTCTGCCGTTTGTCGGCGACGACTTTGCTACACTGATCACCGGGCAGCTGGGGCTTTTTTGA